One region of Cobetia sp. cqz5-12 genomic DNA includes:
- a CDS encoding YeaH/YhbH family protein: MSYFIDRRSNARNKSAVNRQRFIRRYRSHIKRAVEDAVNRRSITDMERGEEVSIPTRDISEPVFQHGQGGKRRVINPGNKEFVEGDRMRRPGGGGGGGGSGEGQASNQGEGEDDFAFTLSREEFLEFVFDGLELPHLERKQIADMEEVRPVRAGIARDGTPARINIVRSMRSAQARRIAMRSPIKRALKEAVEALEQEERKDPVLRNKVRISELKAEIERLEARLKAVPFLDTYDLRYNHLINQPMPSNKAVMFCVMDVSGSMTQAHKDIGKRFFLLLYLFLERNYEKVELVFIRHHTAAKEVDEEEFFYSRETGGTIVSSALTLLDEVIESRYPAGEWNLYVAQASDGDNWDDDSTNCRELMIKKLMPRLQYYAYVEITPHAHQALWEEYERVEAEFPERFAMQQIVEAGDIYPVFRELFKRRISA; the protein is encoded by the coding sequence ATGAGTTATTTCATTGATCGACGCAGCAATGCACGCAACAAGAGTGCAGTGAATCGACAGCGCTTCATTCGGCGCTATCGCAGTCATATCAAGCGGGCAGTGGAGGATGCCGTCAATCGGCGCTCCATCACCGACATGGAGCGCGGCGAGGAAGTCTCCATCCCGACGCGTGACATTTCCGAGCCGGTCTTCCAGCACGGTCAGGGTGGCAAGCGGCGTGTGATCAATCCCGGCAACAAGGAATTTGTCGAAGGAGACCGCATGCGCCGTCCCGGCGGCGGTGGTGGAGGAGGCGGCAGTGGCGAGGGTCAGGCCTCCAACCAGGGCGAGGGGGAAGATGACTTTGCCTTCACCCTGTCGCGTGAGGAATTTCTCGAGTTCGTCTTCGACGGGCTGGAACTGCCGCATCTGGAACGCAAGCAGATCGCGGACATGGAAGAGGTGCGCCCGGTGCGCGCGGGGATCGCGCGTGACGGCACACCGGCACGTATCAACATCGTGCGCTCGATGCGCTCGGCGCAGGCGCGGCGCATCGCGATGCGTTCCCCGATCAAGCGGGCGCTGAAGGAGGCTGTCGAAGCGCTGGAGCAGGAGGAGCGCAAGGACCCGGTGCTGCGCAACAAGGTGCGCATCAGTGAGCTCAAGGCGGAAATCGAGCGGCTCGAGGCGCGCCTCAAGGCGGTGCCGTTCCTCGATACCTATGATCTGCGCTACAACCACCTCATCAATCAGCCGATGCCGTCCAACAAGGCAGTGATGTTCTGCGTGATGGATGTCTCGGGGTCGATGACCCAGGCGCACAAGGACATCGGCAAGCGCTTCTTCCTGTTGCTGTATCTGTTTCTGGAGCGCAACTACGAGAAGGTCGAGCTTGTCTTCATCCGTCACCACACCGCTGCCAAGGAGGTTGACGAGGAGGAGTTCTTCTACTCCCGCGAGACCGGCGGCACCATCGTGTCCAGTGCCCTCACGCTGCTCGATGAGGTGATTGAATCGCGCTATCCGGCCGGTGAGTGGAATCTCTACGTGGCACAGGCCTCGGATGGCGACAACTGGGACGACGATTCCACCAACTGTCGCGAACTGATGATCAAGAAGCTGATGCCGCGCCTGCAGTACTACGCCTATGTGGAGATCACGCCGCATGCCCATCAGGCGCTATGGGAGGAGTACGAGCGGGTCGAGGCGGAATTTCCGGAACGCTTTGCCATGCAGCAGATCGTCGAGGCAGGTGATATCTACCCGGTGTTCCGCGAGCTGTTCAAGCGCCGCATCAGCGCCTGA
- a CDS encoding SpoVR family protein — MNKRIDSRLEDTQPASGSDWTFELLEHFEGEIARIAAQYKLDIYPNQIEVITSEQMMDAYASIGMPVGYHHWSFGKQFLSVEQAYRRGQMGLAYELVINSDPCIAYLMEENTLMMQILVMAHACYGHNSFFKGNYLFRTWTDASAIIDYLVFARKYVSECEERHGVDAVEQLLDACHALQNYGVDRYKRPSAISPEEEVQRQQEREAYLQAQVNALWTTIPQAGEEDEVVDEVNDPLGLHRRGRYPPEPQENLLYFIEKNAPLLEPWQRELVRIVRKLAQYFYPQRQTQVMNEGWACFWHYTIMNQLYDEGLISEGVILEFLQSHTSVVQQPGFDHPHYNGINPYALGFAMFTDIKRICENPDDEDREWFPDIAGSDWLETVHFAMRNFKDESFIQQFLSPKVIRNLKLFSLVDDDSDEHLVIDAIHDSRGYKRIREALCVQYALSHREPNIQVWAANIRGDRSLTLRHVQDDRRPLARSVYPVMRYLHQLWGFPVHLESMENDEVARRYQWPLPEDANPG, encoded by the coding sequence ATGAACAAGCGCATTGATAGCCGGCTGGAAGATACCCAGCCGGCCAGCGGGTCGGATTGGACCTTCGAACTGCTCGAGCACTTCGAAGGCGAGATCGCGCGCATCGCCGCGCAGTACAAGCTGGATATCTACCCCAACCAGATCGAGGTGATCACATCCGAGCAGATGATGGATGCCTACGCCAGCATCGGCATGCCGGTCGGCTATCATCATTGGTCGTTCGGCAAGCAGTTCCTGTCGGTGGAGCAGGCGTATCGGCGAGGGCAGATGGGGCTGGCCTATGAACTGGTGATCAATTCCGACCCGTGCATCGCCTATCTGATGGAAGAGAACACCCTGATGATGCAGATTCTGGTCATGGCGCATGCCTGCTATGGCCACAACAGCTTCTTCAAGGGCAATTATCTGTTCCGCACCTGGACGGATGCCTCGGCGATCATCGACTACCTCGTCTTCGCGCGGAAATACGTGTCCGAGTGCGAGGAGCGTCATGGCGTGGACGCCGTCGAGCAGCTGCTCGATGCCTGCCATGCACTGCAGAACTATGGCGTGGATCGCTACAAGCGTCCTTCGGCCATCTCGCCGGAAGAGGAGGTCCAGCGTCAGCAGGAGCGTGAGGCCTACCTGCAGGCCCAGGTGAATGCGCTGTGGACCACGATTCCCCAGGCGGGCGAAGAGGATGAGGTGGTCGATGAGGTGAATGACCCTCTCGGTCTGCATCGTCGCGGCCGCTATCCGCCAGAGCCTCAGGAGAACCTGCTCTATTTCATCGAGAAGAATGCCCCGTTGCTGGAACCCTGGCAGCGCGAGCTGGTACGCATCGTGCGCAAGCTGGCACAATATTTCTATCCGCAGCGCCAGACGCAGGTGATGAATGAGGGCTGGGCGTGCTTCTGGCACTACACCATCATGAATCAGCTCTACGATGAGGGGTTGATCAGTGAGGGCGTGATTCTCGAGTTCCTGCAGTCGCATACCTCGGTGGTGCAGCAGCCCGGCTTCGATCACCCGCATTACAACGGCATCAATCCCTATGCGCTGGGCTTCGCGATGTTCACCGATATCAAGCGTATCTGTGAGAATCCTGACGATGAGGATCGTGAGTGGTTCCCGGATATCGCCGGCAGCGACTGGCTGGAAACGGTGCACTTCGCGATGCGCAACTTCAAGGATGAGTCCTTCATCCAGCAATTCCTGTCGCCCAAGGTGATCCGGAATCTCAAGCTGTTCTCGCTGGTCGATGATGACAGCGATGAGCATCTCGTCATCGATGCCATTCATGACAGTCGTGGCTACAAGCGCATTCGTGAGGCGCTTTGCGTGCAGTACGCACTGAGCCATCGTGAGCCGAATATCCAGGTGTGGGCCGCCAATATTCGCGGTGATCGCTCGCTGACCCTGCGCCATGTGCAGGATGACCGGCGCCCGCTGGCCCGCAGCGTCTACCCCGTGATGCGCTATCTGCATCAGCTGTGGGGCTTCCCTGTCCATCTGGAGTCGATGGAGAACGATGAGGTGGCAAGGCGCTACCAGTGGCCACTGCCGGAGGACGCCAATCCCGGCTGA
- a CDS encoding high-potential iron-sulfur protein: MANQSRRNFMRNSLLGLAALPLGAAILSPRALAADLPRLDTSNPQAKALNYVEVASEAKDHPAFKPGSDCANCMFYKPENEGCQLFPSNSVEPKGWCQSWTKRPA; this comes from the coding sequence ATGGCCAATCAGAGCCGCCGTAACTTCATGCGCAACAGCCTGCTGGGGCTCGCTGCCCTGCCACTGGGCGCTGCCATACTTTCACCCCGCGCCCTTGCTGCCGACCTGCCGCGACTGGACACCTCCAATCCACAAGCCAAGGCGCTCAACTACGTGGAAGTCGCCAGTGAAGCCAAGGACCACCCCGCCTTCAAGCCGGGTTCGGACTGCGCCAACTGCATGTTCTACAAGCCCGAGAACGAAGGTTGCCAACTTTTCCCCAGCAATAGCGTCGAGCCGAAGGGCTGGTGCCAGTCCTGGACCAAGCGTCCGGCCTGA
- a CDS encoding DNA/RNA non-specific endonuclease, protein MDDIRSAGRKLWRGFGVSVVFALVGGGLWWWQERDYQQFYVWQGVPQARALDWKTLARGLRSDAYLVGWSDLRANPLWVTWRLENIQGSRLGERPDEFERDWRSLWPVTPDSYRNSGYDRGHLAPNYAIGKIYGVKAQHQTFRMTNISPQTPALNRKLWQRLEAAIMDSILPREGALWITAGPVFSGSIERLPNLIEIPDAFYKIIISPGTGRQAPRALAFLFPQQVRGDEPLDRFLVSIDRIESLTGLDFFHELPDDVEQRLEAQVVRDGWQVDSFSRMPSRY, encoded by the coding sequence ATGGATGATATACGCTCGGCCGGTCGCAAGCTGTGGCGGGGCTTCGGGGTCAGCGTGGTGTTTGCGCTGGTAGGGGGTGGGCTCTGGTGGTGGCAGGAGCGCGACTACCAGCAGTTCTACGTCTGGCAGGGTGTGCCGCAGGCGCGTGCGCTGGATTGGAAGACGCTGGCGCGCGGCTTGCGCAGCGATGCCTATCTGGTGGGCTGGTCTGATCTGCGCGCCAACCCGTTATGGGTGACATGGCGACTCGAGAATATTCAAGGGTCGCGGCTGGGAGAGCGTCCTGACGAGTTCGAGCGCGACTGGCGCTCACTGTGGCCCGTTACGCCGGATAGCTACCGCAACAGTGGCTACGACCGTGGACACCTGGCGCCCAATTACGCCATCGGCAAGATCTACGGCGTCAAGGCGCAGCATCAGACTTTCCGCATGACGAATATCTCGCCACAGACACCGGCGCTGAATCGCAAGCTCTGGCAGCGTCTGGAAGCCGCCATCATGGACAGCATCCTGCCGCGCGAAGGCGCATTGTGGATCACGGCAGGGCCGGTCTTCAGCGGCAGTATCGAGCGGCTGCCCAATCTGATCGAGATTCCCGATGCCTTCTACAAGATCATCATCTCGCCCGGCACGGGTCGGCAGGCGCCGCGTGCGCTGGCATTTCTCTTCCCACAGCAGGTCAGGGGCGATGAGCCGCTGGACCGTTTTCTGGTCAGCATCGATCGCATCGAGTCTCTGACAGGGTTGGACTTCTTCCATGAGCTTCCCGATGACGTCGAGCAGCGCCTCGAGGCGCAAGTCGTGCGCGATGGCTGGCAGGTCGACAGTTTCAGTCGTATGCCATCACGTTACTGA
- the rnr gene encoding ribonuclease R, translating to MTQWTLSDDPHAEREAHKYDKPIPSREFLLDKLEEYGKPITHENMSRMLGFEDEEQQEAVRRRLNAMERDGQVLRNRRGAYALIDKLDLIRGRVVGHRDGFGFLAREDGVKPDLAVPPRQMRRVFHGDQVLARVSGRDRRGRDEITIVEVLARNTQTLVGIYRQSEPDFGVLIPENSRIAQEVIIPNRVANGAKDGQVVSVRITQQPATRVQPVGEVVEVLGERMDPGMEIDIAIRSHDIPSEFPPEVEDQISTISAEVLEEDKKGRIDLRETPLVTIDGEDAKDFDDAVCAWQDDNGNWKLLVAIADVSHYVRGGSPLDQEAYVRGNSVYFPGQVVPMLPELLSNGLCSLNPHVDRLTLVCELTISASSGEMLDYRFFEAVIRSHARLTYEKVGTMLTDPESEEGQALCQQYNELLPSLHNLHALYGVLRKARDKRGAIDFETTETQILFNDERKIEQIVPRTRNDAHKLIEECMLAANVATARFLDEHDLPALYRVHKQPAPERLNNLRAFLGELGLTLEGGDEPAPKDFQALRASIAERPDLDIIQTVMLRSMTQAVYSPQNEGHFGLAYDAYAHFTSPIRRYPDLLVHRAIRSVIRGPRKTDTVLRAEDAVTERPTKWCPYTFEQMLELGEHCSMTERRADEATRDVNDWLKCEFMKDKVGEVLEGTVAAVTQFGLFVRLDAYYVEGLLHISSLPSDYYHYEAEKHRLKGERAGVSYGLGDGVTVQVARVDMDERKIDFMLSDPTPRPKRKPRKARSSEGDKPAAGKGGSASKESAAKGRPGKRERERLKSLTEEVSQEGNGNAAAAEKPAGERPPRKPRSERGERNDRSGRGERKPSASNERQSAPEAPAAARPAVPSGPESADSPFAPVAPMGAAGKDDPSRKRGSRSRGRRGNGRS from the coding sequence ATGACCCAATGGACGCTCAGCGACGACCCGCACGCGGAACGCGAAGCCCATAAGTACGACAAGCCCATCCCCAGCCGAGAGTTCTTGCTCGACAAGCTGGAAGAGTATGGCAAGCCCATTACCCACGAGAACATGAGCCGCATGCTTGGTTTCGAGGACGAGGAGCAACAGGAAGCTGTTCGCCGTCGTCTCAATGCCATGGAGCGTGATGGTCAGGTGCTGCGCAATCGACGCGGTGCCTATGCCCTGATCGACAAGCTGGACCTGATCCGTGGCCGCGTCGTCGGTCACCGCGATGGCTTCGGCTTCCTGGCGCGCGAAGATGGCGTCAAGCCGGACCTCGCCGTGCCGCCGCGCCAGATGCGTCGTGTCTTCCATGGTGATCAGGTGCTGGCTCGCGTCAGCGGCCGTGATCGTCGTGGCCGCGACGAGATCACCATCGTCGAGGTGCTGGCGCGCAACACCCAGACCCTGGTCGGCATCTATCGTCAGTCTGAGCCGGATTTCGGTGTGCTGATTCCCGAGAACTCGCGCATCGCGCAGGAAGTCATCATCCCCAACCGTGTGGCCAATGGTGCCAAGGACGGTCAGGTGGTGTCCGTGCGCATCACTCAGCAGCCCGCCACGCGCGTACAGCCAGTGGGTGAAGTGGTCGAGGTGCTTGGTGAGCGCATGGACCCGGGCATGGAAATCGATATCGCGATCCGCTCCCACGATATTCCCAGCGAATTCCCGCCGGAAGTCGAAGACCAGATCTCGACCATCTCCGCCGAGGTGTTGGAAGAAGACAAGAAGGGCCGCATCGACCTGCGCGAGACGCCGCTGGTCACCATCGATGGCGAAGACGCGAAGGACTTCGATGACGCCGTCTGTGCCTGGCAGGACGACAACGGCAACTGGAAGCTGCTGGTCGCCATCGCCGACGTCTCCCACTACGTGCGTGGTGGCAGTCCGCTGGATCAGGAAGCCTACGTGCGCGGCAACTCGGTGTATTTCCCGGGTCAGGTCGTGCCGATGCTGCCGGAGCTGCTCTCCAACGGTCTGTGCTCGCTCAACCCGCATGTCGATCGTCTGACGCTGGTCTGTGAGCTGACCATCTCTGCCAGCAGTGGCGAGATGCTCGACTACCGCTTCTTCGAAGCCGTGATTCGCTCGCATGCACGCCTGACCTACGAGAAGGTCGGCACCATGCTGACCGACCCGGAAAGTGAGGAAGGTCAGGCACTGTGCCAGCAGTACAATGAACTGCTGCCGTCGCTGCACAACCTGCACGCGCTGTACGGCGTGCTGCGCAAGGCGCGTGACAAGCGTGGTGCCATCGACTTCGAGACCACCGAAACGCAGATCCTGTTCAACGATGAGCGCAAGATCGAGCAGATCGTGCCGCGTACCCGCAATGACGCGCACAAGCTGATCGAGGAATGCATGCTGGCGGCCAACGTCGCGACGGCACGCTTCCTGGATGAGCACGATCTCCCGGCCCTCTATCGTGTCCACAAGCAGCCGGCACCGGAGCGCCTGAACAACCTGCGCGCCTTCCTGGGTGAGCTGGGCCTGACGCTGGAAGGCGGTGACGAACCGGCACCCAAGGACTTCCAGGCACTGCGTGCCTCGATCGCCGAACGTCCGGACCTCGACATCATCCAGACCGTGATGCTGCGCAGCATGACCCAGGCGGTCTACTCGCCGCAGAACGAAGGTCACTTCGGTCTGGCCTACGATGCCTACGCGCACTTCACCTCGCCGATCCGTCGTTATCCGGATCTGCTGGTACACCGTGCAATTCGTTCCGTCATCCGTGGTCCGCGCAAGACTGACACCGTGCTGCGCGCCGAAGATGCCGTGACCGAGCGCCCGACCAAGTGGTGCCCGTACACCTTCGAGCAGATGCTCGAGCTGGGTGAGCACTGCTCGATGACCGAGCGCCGCGCCGATGAGGCGACGCGTGACGTCAATGACTGGCTCAAGTGCGAGTTCATGAAGGACAAGGTCGGGGAAGTGCTGGAAGGTACCGTCGCGGCGGTCACCCAGTTCGGCCTGTTCGTGCGGCTGGATGCCTACTACGTCGAAGGCCTGCTGCACATCTCCTCGCTGCCGTCCGACTACTACCACTACGAGGCCGAGAAGCATCGCCTCAAGGGTGAGCGTGCCGGCGTCAGCTATGGTCTCGGTGATGGTGTCACCGTCCAGGTGGCCCGTGTCGACATGGATGAGCGCAAGATCGACTTCATGCTCAGCGATCCGACGCCGCGTCCCAAGCGCAAGCCGCGCAAGGCACGCAGCAGCGAGGGCGACAAGCCGGCAGCCGGCAAGGGTGGTTCCGCCAGCAAGGAGTCCGCCGCCAAGGGGCGTCCCGGCAAGCGTGAGCGCGAACGCCTCAAGTCCCTGACCGAGGAAGTCAGTCAGGAAGGCAATGGCAACGCGGCTGCGGCGGAAAAGCCGGCAGGCGAGCGTCCGCCGCGCAAGCCGCGCAGTGAGCGTGGCGAGCGCAATGATCGTTCAGGTCGTGGTGAGCGCAAACCGTCCGCCAGCAATGAGCGTCAGTCTGCGCCTGAAGCGCCGGCGGCAGCGCGTCCAGCTGTGCCGAGTGGCCCGGAATCTGCCGACAGCCCATTCGCGCCGGTCGCGCCGATGGGCGCTGCTGGCAAGGACGATCCGTCGCGCAAGCGGGGTTCGCGCTCGCGCGGGCGGCGCGGTAACGGCCGTAGCTGA
- the rlmB gene encoding 23S rRNA (guanosine(2251)-2'-O)-methyltransferase RlmB has protein sequence MSQDKGRKPGRGKPAGERASHARSEHSRGERSGAQRHERGGARKGGARATAPKIPGGLEAVYGVHAVEALLARDRAPSELWVQAGEAELRLSEIIEQARAAGSRVTLKAREELDALAVGGGAHQGLVALCAPLATENETGLKLRLDGWSREEAPLFLVLDSVTDPHNLGACLRSADAAGAHGVIVPKDKSASLNATVRKVACGAAEVVPVYQVTNLVRTLDAMKEAGVWVLGTAGEAESMAFEADFTGPVAIVMGAEGKGMRRLTREHCDSLIKLPMAGSVSSLNVSVAAGICLFEAVRQRRG, from the coding sequence ATGAGTCAGGACAAGGGGCGCAAGCCCGGCCGCGGCAAGCCCGCCGGCGAGCGTGCTAGCCACGCCAGAAGTGAGCATTCCCGAGGTGAGCGCAGCGGTGCTCAGCGTCACGAGCGTGGCGGGGCACGCAAGGGCGGCGCACGCGCCACCGCGCCGAAGATCCCTGGTGGGCTGGAAGCCGTCTATGGCGTGCACGCGGTGGAAGCCTTGCTGGCAAGAGATCGTGCGCCCAGTGAGCTGTGGGTGCAGGCGGGCGAGGCCGAGCTGCGCCTGAGCGAGATCATCGAGCAGGCACGTGCCGCCGGCTCGCGCGTCACCTTGAAGGCACGCGAGGAGCTGGATGCACTGGCCGTCGGCGGTGGTGCCCATCAGGGACTGGTCGCGCTGTGTGCACCGCTGGCCACCGAGAACGAGACCGGCCTCAAGCTGCGTCTCGATGGCTGGTCCCGCGAAGAAGCTCCGCTGTTTCTGGTGCTGGATTCGGTCACGGATCCGCACAACCTCGGCGCCTGCCTGCGCAGTGCCGATGCCGCGGGCGCCCATGGCGTCATCGTGCCCAAGGACAAGTCGGCCTCACTGAACGCAACCGTGCGCAAGGTGGCCTGTGGTGCTGCGGAAGTGGTGCCGGTCTATCAGGTCACCAACCTGGTCCGCACGCTGGACGCCATGAAGGAAGCCGGTGTCTGGGTGCTGGGCACGGCGGGGGAAGCCGAATCCATGGCCTTCGAAGCCGACTTTACCGGCCCGGTCGCCATCGTGATGGGTGCCGAGGGCAAGGGCATGCGTCGCCTGACCCGCGAGCACTGCGACAGCCTGATCAAGCTGCCGATGGCGGGCAGCGTCTCCAGTCTCAATGTCTCGGTTGCGGCGGGCATCTGCCTGTTCGAGGCCGTGCGTCAGCGTCGCGGCTGA
- the rpsF gene encoding 30S ribosomal protein S6, with product MRHYEIVFMVHPDQSEQVPAMIERYTSIVTEAGGTVHRLEDWGRRHLAYPINKIHKAHYVLMNVETTGEVVEELETIFRFNDAVIRNLVVRSKEAAIEPSPMMKPAEEKRPRREDKRDESEAQDAN from the coding sequence ATGCGTCACTACGAGATCGTGTTCATGGTCCACCCGGACCAGAGCGAACAGGTTCCGGCCATGATCGAGCGTTACACCTCCATCGTGACCGAAGCCGGCGGTACTGTGCATCGTCTGGAAGATTGGGGTCGCCGTCACCTGGCCTACCCGATCAACAAGATCCACAAGGCCCACTACGTGCTGATGAACGTCGAAACTACCGGTGAGGTGGTTGAAGAACTCGAAACCATCTTCCGTTTCAACGACGCCGTCATCCGTAACCTGGTTGTGCGTTCAAAGGAAGCGGCCATCGAGCCGTCTCCGATGATGAAGCCGGCTGAAGAGAAGCGTCCGCGTCGCGAAGACAAGCGTGACGAATCCGAAGCTCAAGACGCTAACTGA
- the rpsR gene encoding 30S ribosomal protein S18, translating into MARFFRRRKFCRFTAEGVKQIDYKDIEVLKSYITETGKIVPSRITGTKARYQRQLATAIKRARYLALLPYSDSHQ; encoded by the coding sequence ATGGCACGTTTTTTCCGTCGTCGCAAGTTCTGCCGCTTCACCGCTGAAGGCGTGAAGCAGATCGACTACAAGGACATCGAAGTCCTGAAGTCTTACATCACCGAGACCGGCAAGATCGTCCCGAGCCGTATCACTGGCACCAAGGCACGCTACCAGCGTCAGCTGGCGACTGCCATCAAGCGTGCTCGCTACCTGGCTCTGCTGCCGTACAGCGACAGCCACCAGTAA
- the rplI gene encoding 50S ribosomal protein L9, whose product MQVILLDKIGKLGNLGDQVSVKAGFGRNYLLPYGLAVPATAENQAAFEAQRAELEAQVAERKSEAEARAAQLNEIELSLVAKAGEEGKLFGSIGPRDLAEAIAQSGIDIAKSEVRMPEGPLRNTGEYDIVLQLHAEVTATVRVVVVGE is encoded by the coding sequence ATGCAAGTCATTCTGCTCGACAAGATTGGCAAGCTGGGCAACCTGGGTGACCAGGTTTCCGTCAAGGCTGGCTTCGGTCGCAACTACCTGCTGCCGTACGGCCTGGCAGTTCCGGCCACTGCTGAAAACCAGGCAGCTTTCGAAGCTCAGCGCGCTGAGCTGGAAGCACAGGTTGCAGAGCGCAAGTCCGAAGCTGAAGCGCGTGCCGCTCAGCTGAACGAAATCGAACTGTCCTTGGTCGCCAAGGCTGGCGAGGAAGGCAAGCTGTTCGGTTCCATCGGTCCGCGTGACCTGGCCGAAGCTATCGCCCAGTCTGGCATCGACATCGCCAAGAGCGAAGTCCGCATGCCGGAAGGCCCGCTGCGCAACACTGGCGAATACGACATCGTGCTGCAGCTGCACGCTGAAGTGACTGCCACTGTCCGTGTGGTCGTGGTCGGCGAGTAA
- the dnaB gene encoding replicative DNA helicase, with translation MSEIQDQDRETAALKVPPNSLEAEQSVLGGLMLDNSAWDTVSERLVADDFYRYEHRLIYNAMSQLVGGSRPLDVVTLSELLESRDQLESVGGLATLAELARNTPSASNIKAYADIVRERATLRKLIQAANQIAESSFSPQGRDADELVNEAERLVFQISESRPKSGGPKGMSQLLTGAVDRIDELFNLKGQMTGLSTGFRDLDDMTSGLQPSDLVIIAGRPSMGKTTFAMNLVEHAVVSGDKPVAVFSMEMPAESLMLRMISSLGRIDQTKVRTGQLEDEDWPRLTSAVNLLKDKQLFVDDTAALSPNEMRSRCRRMAREHGGIGLIMIDYLQLMQVPGLSENRTAEISEISRSLKGLAKEFACPVVALSQLNRSLEQRPNKRPVMSDLRESGAIEQDADVIAFVYRDEVYNKDNPDNKGLAELIIGKQRNGPIGTVHMAFIGKYTRFEDLAPDSYGQAFAE, from the coding sequence ATGAGCGAGATTCAGGATCAGGATCGCGAGACGGCAGCGCTCAAGGTGCCGCCCAATTCGCTGGAGGCCGAGCAGTCGGTGCTTGGCGGCTTGATGCTGGACAACAGCGCCTGGGATACGGTCTCCGAGCGACTGGTGGCCGACGACTTCTATCGCTATGAGCATCGTCTCATCTACAACGCCATGTCTCAGCTGGTCGGTGGCAGCCGCCCGCTGGATGTGGTGACGCTGTCCGAGCTGCTGGAAAGTCGTGACCAGCTCGAGTCGGTCGGCGGGCTGGCGACCCTCGCTGAGCTTGCGCGCAACACGCCCTCGGCCAGCAACATCAAGGCCTATGCCGACATCGTTCGCGAGCGCGCCACGCTGCGCAAGCTCATCCAGGCGGCCAACCAGATCGCCGAGAGCTCCTTCAGCCCGCAGGGCCGTGATGCCGATGAGCTGGTCAACGAGGCCGAGCGCCTGGTGTTCCAGATCAGCGAGTCGCGGCCCAAGAGCGGCGGCCCCAAGGGCATGAGTCAGCTGCTGACCGGCGCGGTGGACCGCATCGATGAGCTGTTCAACCTCAAGGGGCAGATGACGGGCCTCTCGACCGGCTTCCGTGATCTCGATGACATGACCTCCGGCCTGCAACCGTCGGATCTGGTGATCATTGCCGGGCGTCCCTCGATGGGCAAGACCACCTTCGCCATGAACCTGGTCGAGCATGCCGTGGTCTCCGGCGACAAGCCGGTCGCCGTGTTCTCGATGGAGATGCCCGCCGAATCGCTGATGTTGCGCATGATCTCCTCGCTGGGCCGCATCGACCAGACCAAGGTGCGTACCGGCCAGCTGGAAGACGAGGACTGGCCGCGTCTGACATCGGCGGTCAACCTGCTCAAGGACAAGCAGCTGTTCGTCGATGACACCGCGGCGCTGTCGCCCAACGAGATGCGCTCGCGCTGTCGACGCATGGCGCGTGAGCATGGCGGTATCGGCCTGATCATGATCGATTACCTTCAGCTGATGCAGGTGCCGGGGCTTTCCGAAAACCGTACCGCCGAGATCTCGGAGATCTCGCGCTCGCTGAAGGGCCTGGCCAAGGAATTCGCCTGCCCGGTCGTGGCGCTCTCGCAGCTGAACCGCTCGCTTGAGCAGCGTCCCAACAAGCGCCCGGTGATGTCGGATCTGCGTGAATCCGGTGCCATCGAGCAGGATGCCGATGTCATCGCCTTCGTCTACCGTGATGAGGTCTACAACAAGGACAATCCCGACAACAAGGGACTGGCCGAGCTGATCATCGGCAAGCAGCGTAACGGCCCCATCGGTACCGTTCACATGGCCTTCATCGGCAAGTACACCCGTTTCGAGGACCTGGCACCCGACAGTTATGGCCAGGCCTTCGCTGAATAA